A window of the Lysinibacillus irui genome harbors these coding sequences:
- a CDS encoding HAMP domain-containing sensor histidine kinase yields the protein MRKLSLKLGIIFFITLFCIETFMMFFLHASLTNSRVEEELASLQARGNSHRTILEQNFNNETLAHIVLMESDESTDVVVTNHQGEILASSQPHPEIRDMFSKIDGEIPYKGRVLQANWQEAKAIATISPIKEQQTTIGYVFMFQHTDSIHALMKRLNKHFLIVGIVSGLVTIAVIIVLSKKLAKPLIQMKEATLNMSKGDFTVDLSTNSKDELGDLANAIQLLSNDLNHLRQERKEFLSSIAHELRTPLTFIKGYTDILAKRDLIEQDRQKYLAIIIEETNRLSRLIKDLFDLAKMDENSFVIEKQCIQLHSFITSMEEKLHPAFQEKGIYFDVHCEKGLLLWADEARLEQILLNLLNNALIYCAPGETTSVTVKKNKDVISIIVKDTGKGIPAEDVPYIFERFYRVEKSRSRALGGSGLGLAIVKELVEAHGGKVKVSSEINKGTTFELLFKGVEANEDYFMHRR from the coding sequence ATGAGAAAGTTATCACTGAAGTTAGGTATCATTTTTTTCATCACATTATTTTGTATCGAAACATTTATGATGTTTTTTTTACATGCCTCCTTGACTAATTCTCGTGTTGAAGAGGAATTAGCAAGCTTACAAGCAAGGGGAAACTCCCATCGTACAATATTAGAACAGAACTTTAATAACGAAACCTTGGCCCATATAGTACTTATGGAATCGGATGAAAGTACGGATGTAGTGGTTACTAATCATCAGGGAGAAATACTAGCTTCATCGCAACCCCATCCAGAAATTAGAGATATGTTCAGTAAGATAGACGGGGAAATACCTTATAAGGGAAGAGTATTGCAAGCTAACTGGCAAGAGGCTAAGGCTATTGCCACTATCAGTCCTATTAAAGAACAGCAAACAACGATTGGCTACGTTTTTATGTTTCAACATACAGATTCCATCCACGCCTTAATGAAACGTTTAAATAAGCATTTTCTTATAGTTGGCATTGTTTCTGGTCTTGTCACTATAGCGGTGATTATCGTGCTATCTAAAAAGCTTGCAAAACCATTAATCCAGATGAAAGAGGCTACATTGAACATGAGTAAAGGTGATTTTACAGTCGACCTTTCTACGAATTCAAAAGACGAACTTGGTGATTTAGCGAATGCCATCCAACTGTTGTCTAATGACTTAAATCATTTAAGGCAAGAGCGTAAGGAGTTTTTGTCAAGCATTGCACATGAGCTCCGCACCCCACTAACATTTATTAAAGGCTATACCGACATTCTTGCCAAACGGGATTTGATAGAGCAAGATCGTCAAAAGTATTTAGCCATTATAATAGAAGAAACCAATAGACTTTCTCGACTCATCAAGGATTTATTTGATTTAGCGAAAATGGATGAAAACTCATTTGTAATTGAAAAACAATGTATCCAGCTACATTCATTTATTACAAGCATGGAAGAAAAATTACATCCTGCTTTTCAAGAGAAAGGTATATATTTCGATGTACATTGTGAAAAAGGCTTACTTCTATGGGCAGATGAAGCAAGACTAGAGCAAATCCTCCTTAATCTATTAAATAACGCGTTAATCTACTGTGCACCTGGAGAAACCACCTCAGTCACTGTTAAAAAAAACAAAGATGTGATAAGCATCATTGTGAAAGATACAGGAAAAGGGATTCCAGCGGAGGATGTACCTTATATTTTCGAACGGTTTTATCGAGTGGAAAAATCCCGTAGTCGTGCTCTAGGTGGCTCTGGTCTAGGACTTGCTATTGTTAAGGAATTGGTAGAGGCACATGGGGGGAAAGTGAAGGTTAGCAGTGAAATCAATAAAGGAACTACTTTTGAATTATTGTTTAAGGGAGTAGAAGCGAATGAAGACTATTTTATGCATAGACGATGA
- a CDS encoding NADPH-dependent FMN reductase, with protein sequence MKVVAIVGSIRKESYNMQLAHFIQKRYTEKLELEVLSLKDLPMYNQDIENEAPQEVLDFKAKVKAADAVLWVTPEYNGTVPGVMVNAIDWLSRVDKVMIGKPSIIMGASMGNLGTVKAQLHLRDILFSPGINSPLLSGNDVYIGAVHTKFDAEGNLTDEGTVKFLDVVIDNFLNWAKKYI encoded by the coding sequence ATGAAAGTAGTAGCCATCGTTGGTAGTATTCGTAAAGAATCTTATAACATGCAATTAGCTCACTTTATTCAAAAGCGTTATACAGAAAAATTAGAGCTTGAAGTTTTAAGCTTAAAGGATTTACCAATGTACAATCAAGATATCGAAAATGAAGCACCACAAGAAGTTCTTGATTTTAAAGCAAAAGTAAAAGCAGCAGATGCTGTGCTATGGGTTACACCAGAATATAATGGTACAGTTCCAGGTGTGATGGTTAATGCCATTGACTGGTTGTCTCGTGTAGATAAAGTAATGATTGGTAAGCCATCTATCATTATGGGCGCATCTATGGGGAACTTAGGTACTGTAAAAGCTCAATTACATTTACGAGATATTTTATTCTCTCCTGGTATTAACTCACCATTACTAAGTGGCAATGATGTTTATATTGGTGCTGTTCACACTAAATTCGATGCAGAAGGCAATTTAACAGATGAAGGCACTGTGAAATTCCTTGACGTTGTCATTGATAACTTCTTAAACTGGGCAAAAAAATACATTTAA
- a CDS encoding nitroreductase family protein — protein MEFSKLIDKRRSANNFLKDVKMTVEDIRPILEDVKLAPSAFNLQHANYIVVLDEDMKEKVREAAYGQYKVHSASAVILVLGDKEAYKNTAELSQGMVDLGIITACELDELVAENTNFYEERGDAFMKDEAIRNASLSAMLFMLAAKNRGWDTCPMIGFDDQKMRELFNVPETHEIALMITIGKEKESSRRLRGYRKPVEEFATYY, from the coding sequence ATGGAATTTTCCAAGCTGATTGATAAGCGTCGCTCTGCTAATAATTTTCTCAAGGACGTCAAAATGACTGTGGAAGACATACGTCCTATTTTGGAGGATGTTAAGCTCGCTCCATCAGCATTTAACTTACAACATGCTAATTATATAGTGGTGTTGGATGAAGATATGAAAGAAAAGGTTCGAGAAGCAGCCTATGGACAATATAAAGTACATTCAGCTTCAGCGGTAATACTTGTATTAGGTGATAAAGAGGCGTATAAAAATACTGCTGAATTAAGTCAAGGTATGGTTGATTTAGGTATTATTACAGCTTGTGAATTAGATGAGCTAGTAGCTGAAAATACAAACTTTTATGAAGAACGTGGGGATGCATTTATGAAAGATGAAGCAATTCGTAATGCATCTTTGTCTGCCATGTTATTTATGCTAGCTGCAAAAAATCGCGGCTGGGACACTTGTCCAATGATTGGTTTTGATGATCAAAAAATGCGTGAACTATTTAATGTACCAGAAACACATGAAATAGCTCTAATGATCACAATTGGGAAAGAAAAAGAAAGTAGTCGTCGTCTTCGTGGTTATCGAAAGCCAGTTGAAGAATTTGCCACTTACTATTAA
- a CDS encoding ring-cleaving dioxygenase, with product MNHLKGVHHVTAITSSAEENYKFFTFVLGMRLVKKTVNQDDIQTYHLFFADDKGSAGTDMTFFDFPNIPKGVHGTNEISKTSFRVPTDAALDYWVKRFDRLNVKHTGIKEQFGAKTLSFVDFDDQHYQLISDEHNTGVASGTPWQDGPIPLEYAITGLGPVFVRVANFKYFKDMLEKVMLFKEIAEEGDFHLFEVGEGGNGAQIIVEHNTVLPVARQGFGTVHHAAFRVEDRAVLDEWTARFESFGFHTSGYVNRHFFESLYARVAPQILFELATDGPGFMGDEPYETLGEKLSLPPFLEPKRAQIEGLVRPIDTVRSSITFDKEYE from the coding sequence ATGAATCATTTAAAAGGTGTACACCATGTAACGGCTATCACAAGTAGTGCTGAAGAGAATTACAAATTCTTTACATTTGTTTTAGGAATGCGTTTAGTGAAGAAAACAGTGAATCAGGATGATATTCAAACATATCATCTATTCTTTGCGGATGATAAAGGTAGTGCAGGAACTGATATGACATTCTTTGATTTCCCGAACATTCCAAAAGGAGTGCATGGTACAAATGAAATTTCAAAAACTTCTTTCCGTGTACCAACGGACGCAGCTTTAGATTATTGGGTTAAACGCTTTGATCGTTTAAATGTAAAACATACTGGTATTAAGGAACAATTTGGTGCGAAAACTCTGTCGTTCGTTGATTTTGACGATCAGCACTATCAGCTTATTTCTGATGAACATAATACAGGTGTTGCTTCTGGTACGCCTTGGCAAGATGGCCCTATTCCACTTGAATATGCGATTACAGGATTAGGTCCAGTATTCGTCCGTGTGGCCAATTTTAAATACTTTAAAGATATGTTAGAAAAAGTAATGCTCTTTAAAGAAATTGCTGAAGAAGGCGACTTCCACCTATTTGAAGTAGGTGAGGGAGGGAATGGCGCTCAAATAATTGTTGAGCATAACACTGTGTTACCAGTTGCTCGTCAAGGTTTTGGCACAGTTCACCATGCAGCCTTCCGTGTAGAAGATCGTGCGGTATTAGATGAATGGACTGCACGCTTTGAAAGCTTTGGTTTCCACACTTCTGGCTATGTAAATCGTCATTTCTTTGAATCATTGTACGCACGAGTTGCACCGCAAATTTTATTTGAATTAGCTACTGACGGTCCTGGATTTATGGGAGACGAGCCATATGAAACACTAGGAGAAAAATTATCATTACCACCATTTTTAGAACCTAAACGCGCACAGATTGAAGGACTTGTACGTCCAATTGACACTGTAAGAAGCTCTATTACGTTCGATAAAGAATATGAGTAA
- a CDS encoding MarR family winged helix-turn-helix transcriptional regulator codes for MKDNNRNLKAFTVLFRAYQTIQDATKRDLLQYDLNQTEFSVLEFLYHRGEQPIQVIGKKILIASSSITYVIDKLEQKGFVYRKSCPKDRRVTYVLLTYEGQTLMEEIFPKHEQKINEIFEVLESQELDTMILSLKKVGKNALKQ; via the coding sequence ATGAAGGATAACAATCGTAACTTAAAAGCATTTACGGTCTTGTTCCGAGCATATCAAACGATTCAGGATGCAACTAAAAGAGATTTACTTCAATATGATTTAAATCAAACCGAGTTTTCGGTTCTTGAATTTTTGTACCATCGCGGAGAACAACCTATTCAAGTAATTGGTAAAAAAATATTAATTGCAAGTAGTAGTATTACCTATGTGATTGATAAGCTCGAACAAAAAGGCTTTGTATATCGAAAGTCGTGTCCAAAAGATCGCCGTGTTACTTACGTATTATTAACGTATGAGGGACAGACATTGATGGAAGAGATTTTCCCTAAGCATGAACAAAAAATAAATGAGATTTTTGAAGTATTGGAATCTCAAGAGCTGGACACAATGATTTTGTCTCTTAAAAAGGTTGGCAAAAATGCTTTAAAACAATAA
- a CDS encoding catalase — MKKDVNQKQQQLEAFRVSDKGQPLTTNQGLKISEDEHSLKAGERGPTLMEDFHFREKMTHFDHERIPERVVHARGSAAHGIFETYECASDITKAQFLNGKGTKTPVFVRFSTVAGSRGSADTVRDARGFATKFYTQEGNYDLVGNNIPVFFIQDAIKFPDFVHAVKPEPNNEIPQAQSAHDTFWDFIANNQESAHMVMWHMSDRSIPRSYRMMEGFGVNTYRFVNKEGKAHFVKFHWKPKLGVKSLVWDEAQIIAGKDPDFHRRDLWESIERGHFPEWELGVQLIPVEDEFKFSFDILDATKIWPEEEVPVRILGKMTLNKNVDNFFAETEQAAFHVGHVVPGIDFSNDPLLQGRLFSYTDTQLIRLGGPNFHEIPINKPICPFHNNQRDGYGRQTINVGQVSYHKNSLASNTPSPVSEADGGYTHYQEKVEGHKVRARSDSFKDHFSQARLFWLSMTEIEKKHIINAFSFELGKVKNKSIRKQVVDMFAHVSYTLAASIADNIGIIPPVQKEVPPITQTSPAVSQIINAVESAQTSKVAVIVSENTNEKLNDLIATLLSENIVVELVSTKQGIINGYEVHETFSTTSSVLYDGVYVTGTFQDSSLQVKSEQFIEEAYQHCKTIGFTENISFLQHIANQNGVTNNLNSFIHLLAKHRHWVR; from the coding sequence ATGAAAAAAGATGTAAATCAAAAACAACAGCAGCTAGAAGCATTCCGAGTAAGTGATAAAGGTCAACCTCTCACAACCAATCAAGGCTTGAAAATATCAGAAGATGAACATTCATTAAAAGCAGGTGAACGAGGACCTACTTTAATGGAAGATTTTCATTTTCGTGAAAAGATGACGCATTTTGATCATGAACGAATTCCTGAAAGAGTAGTACACGCACGTGGATCTGCAGCACACGGAATTTTTGAAACATATGAATGTGCAAGTGACATTACAAAGGCACAATTTTTAAACGGAAAAGGAACCAAAACACCTGTCTTTGTTCGTTTTTCTACTGTTGCAGGCTCAAGAGGCTCAGCAGATACTGTCCGTGATGCACGTGGCTTCGCTACAAAATTTTATACACAGGAAGGTAATTACGATTTAGTCGGCAATAATATTCCTGTATTTTTTATTCAGGACGCTATTAAATTCCCCGATTTTGTACACGCAGTAAAACCTGAACCGAATAACGAAATTCCTCAAGCTCAAAGTGCCCATGATACATTTTGGGATTTCATTGCAAACAATCAGGAATCTGCTCATATGGTGATGTGGCATATGTCGGATAGATCCATTCCACGAAGTTACCGAATGATGGAGGGCTTTGGTGTGAATACCTACCGCTTCGTCAATAAAGAAGGAAAAGCGCATTTTGTTAAATTTCATTGGAAACCTAAACTTGGCGTTAAATCACTTGTCTGGGATGAGGCACAAATCATTGCCGGAAAAGATCCCGATTTCCATCGTAGAGATTTATGGGAATCAATAGAGCGTGGTCATTTTCCAGAGTGGGAGTTGGGTGTGCAGCTAATTCCTGTTGAAGATGAGTTTAAATTTAGTTTTGATATTCTCGATGCCACAAAAATATGGCCAGAAGAGGAAGTTCCAGTACGCATTCTTGGTAAGATGACATTAAATAAAAACGTTGATAATTTCTTTGCTGAAACAGAGCAAGCTGCATTCCATGTCGGACATGTTGTACCTGGTATTGATTTTTCAAACGACCCTTTATTACAAGGTCGCTTATTCTCTTATACAGATACGCAGTTAATAAGACTTGGAGGACCAAACTTCCATGAAATCCCTATTAATAAACCGATCTGTCCTTTCCATAATAATCAGCGTGATGGCTATGGCCGACAAACAATCAATGTTGGGCAAGTTAGCTATCATAAAAATTCCTTAGCTAGTAATACACCAAGCCCTGTCTCTGAAGCAGATGGAGGATACACACATTATCAGGAAAAAGTGGAAGGCCATAAAGTACGTGCACGTAGCGATAGTTTTAAAGACCATTTTTCACAAGCGAGATTATTCTGGCTTAGTATGACAGAAATTGAGAAAAAGCATATCATCAATGCCTTTAGCTTTGAATTAGGAAAAGTAAAGAATAAATCGATTCGAAAACAAGTTGTAGATATGTTTGCTCATGTCAGTTATACACTCGCAGCGTCTATCGCAGATAATATTGGTATTATTCCGCCAGTACAAAAAGAGGTACCCCCTATTACACAAACTTCACCTGCTGTTAGCCAGATCATCAATGCTGTTGAAAGTGCCCAAACTTCTAAAGTAGCGGTAATCGTTTCAGAAAACACGAATGAAAAATTAAATGATCTGATTGCTACTCTATTAAGTGAAAATATAGTAGTTGAACTTGTGAGTACTAAACAGGGCATAATAAATGGTTATGAAGTTCACGAAACATTTTCTACTACTTCTTCAGTGCTCTATGATGGTGTTTATGTTACGGGGACATTCCAAGATTCCTCACTACAAGTAAAATCAGAACAGTTCATTGAAGAGGCCTATCAACATTGTAAAACGATAGGCTTTACAGAAAATATTTCGTTTTTACAGCATATTGCCAATCAAAATGGTGTGACAAACAATCTAAACTCTTTTATTCATTTACTTGCAAAACATCGACATTGGGTACGCTAA
- a CDS encoding YusW family protein, whose protein sequence is MKCKLLLAVSLVTVILYGCNKDEVKDVPANAPADQNASQQTGETPTDQMTFNFIEFSLDVDYSATESYEVEYEDKKTGIEAKLQDDRKNEKLQGDEAYTKLEPLFKQLNFDSTTPNDEVIDQVIKVFNIDDSFQSIEVDVEFVDGNEKEFKRIK, encoded by the coding sequence ATGAAATGTAAACTTTTATTAGCAGTTTCTTTAGTAACTGTCATTCTTTATGGTTGTAATAAGGATGAAGTTAAGGATGTACCTGCTAATGCACCAGCAGATCAGAATGCTAGTCAACAAACTGGTGAAACGCCTACAGACCAAATGACATTTAATTTTATTGAGTTTTCATTAGATGTTGATTACTCTGCAACGGAGTCTTATGAGGTAGAGTATGAGGATAAGAAAACAGGGATAGAGGCAAAGTTACAAGATGATCGAAAAAATGAAAAACTGCAGGGTGATGAGGCTTATACAAAATTAGAGCCGTTATTTAAGCAGTTGAATTTTGATTCGACAACGCCTAATGATGAAGTGATTGATCAAGTAATCAAAGTATTTAATATTGATGATAGCTTCCAATCCATTGAGGTGGATGTAGAGTTTGTTGACGGCAATGAAAAGGAATTTAAACGAATTAAATAA
- a CDS encoding YcdB/YcdC domain-containing protein: protein MGKFKKLGIILTATAFSVGVLTPISQASANVKEPSERIEIQLAASETKVTKSMLIKKLRALFPNEFSFVTDNDFNSGGGHFYRDDTTVRYDLNFHKTVNGKDIYGGFTFKGEDLELEHFYYQPANITEAMYPAKYSENEAKKIAEDFLKKFANTENYKLRNDGLNYINMGFNRPLSQPITYSFSYSPTYNDVLIGDQSITIDVLANGEITGMYRNTESINKASFDNVSEKKNEEEMVSQVRDNLAVELRYYVDYSSDTRNVKLVYMPASGFNGVHALTGQWQTTNGFSTQVPKTKSAIKISSQQLPPRKSGMTVADAEEFAKTFLKVDDDKAKLNIEMVDERENENGETIYSINYMYMYSNGGSGTTFEINKATGDIVQYHDLKRDFTNSDKTNVLSKDAALSKAIEYLKQWSPSYLHEYSMPIDEPAIDEYSKTYYFSFPRIVNGIAVVGDEISVGIDSDGSLLSLNVNKQKINNWPSISQAIPNEKAKEAYSNALTLQLQYVKQNTEDKQQYDLVYAPIFNGSVVNQIDAITGEWLYQVDSSKEKPTISHPTAANELNYLLNQNVLEVKDLANFNADAAITKGEALKILLKSLTYGYYGGGDGEKQSFNNIDKNHPLYGTVEQAVRMGILQPANQFAIDETLTRQELAVWSVKILQLENVAKLKEIYKLNFADAASIDPAYAGHIAIANGMGLIDLQQNNFNATKNVSYADLAVSTVRLAKAIQENTSDRNFYY, encoded by the coding sequence TTGGGTAAATTTAAAAAGTTAGGTATTATTTTAACGGCTACAGCATTTTCAGTTGGTGTTCTTACACCAATTTCCCAAGCATCTGCAAATGTGAAGGAACCATCAGAGCGCATTGAAATTCAGCTTGCAGCATCAGAGACAAAGGTTACAAAAAGCATGCTGATTAAAAAATTACGTGCACTATTCCCTAATGAGTTCAGTTTTGTAACGGATAACGACTTTAATTCTGGGGGAGGTCATTTCTATAGAGATGATACAACTGTCCGTTATGATTTAAACTTCCATAAAACAGTGAATGGTAAAGATATTTATGGTGGCTTTACATTTAAAGGAGAAGATTTAGAGTTAGAGCATTTCTATTACCAGCCAGCTAATATTACAGAAGCAATGTATCCCGCAAAATATTCAGAGAATGAAGCAAAAAAAATTGCAGAAGATTTCCTGAAAAAATTTGCAAATACAGAGAACTATAAACTTCGTAATGATGGATTAAACTATATTAACATGGGATTCAATCGACCATTATCCCAACCAATTACGTATTCATTCTCTTATTCACCAACTTATAATGATGTGCTGATTGGTGATCAAAGTATTACTATTGATGTTCTTGCTAATGGAGAAATAACAGGAATGTATCGTAATACAGAATCTATAAATAAAGCATCTTTTGATAATGTAAGTGAGAAAAAGAATGAGGAAGAAATGGTTTCACAAGTACGTGATAATTTAGCGGTTGAACTTCGTTATTATGTTGATTATTCTTCAGATACACGTAATGTGAAGCTTGTCTATATGCCAGCTTCAGGATTTAATGGTGTACATGCATTAACGGGGCAATGGCAAACAACGAATGGCTTTTCTACACAAGTTCCAAAAACGAAGAGTGCCATAAAAATATCTTCACAGCAGTTACCACCAAGAAAAAGTGGTATGACAGTAGCAGACGCTGAAGAATTTGCTAAAACTTTCTTAAAAGTTGACGATGACAAGGCGAAGCTCAATATTGAAATGGTTGATGAAAGAGAAAATGAAAATGGTGAGACAATTTATTCAATAAATTATATGTATATGTACAGTAATGGTGGTTCTGGTACGACTTTTGAAATTAATAAGGCCACAGGCGACATTGTACAGTATCACGATCTAAAGAGAGACTTTACAAATTCTGATAAAACAAATGTCCTTTCTAAGGATGCTGCATTATCGAAGGCGATTGAATACTTAAAGCAATGGTCTCCTTCTTATTTACATGAGTATTCAATGCCGATCGATGAGCCCGCAATTGATGAATATAGTAAAACATATTACTTCTCCTTCCCACGCATAGTGAATGGTATTGCAGTTGTTGGAGATGAAATAAGTGTAGGTATTGACTCTGATGGATCACTACTTTCATTGAATGTTAATAAACAAAAGATAAATAACTGGCCGTCTATTAGCCAAGCAATACCAAATGAAAAAGCAAAAGAGGCATATAGTAATGCACTTACATTACAGCTACAATATGTAAAACAAAATACAGAAGATAAACAACAGTATGATTTAGTGTATGCTCCTATCTTCAATGGTAGTGTAGTTAATCAAATTGATGCAATTACTGGTGAGTGGTTATATCAGGTAGATAGCTCAAAAGAGAAGCCTACGATTTCACACCCTACAGCAGCCAATGAATTAAATTATCTTTTAAATCAAAATGTGTTAGAAGTTAAAGATTTAGCAAACTTTAACGCGGATGCTGCTATAACAAAGGGTGAGGCATTAAAGATTTTACTGAAATCGTTAACATATGGCTATTACGGTGGCGGAGATGGAGAGAAGCAATCGTTCAACAATATCGATAAAAATCATCCATTATATGGAACTGTTGAACAAGCAGTAAGAATGGGAATTTTACAACCAGCAAATCAATTCGCAATTGATGAAACGTTAACACGCCAAGAGCTAGCAGTTTGGTCAGTTAAAATTTTACAATTAGAAAATGTTGCGAAATTAAAGGAGATTTACAAACTAAACTTTGCTGATGCGGCATCTATTGATCCAGCGTATGCAGGTCATATTGCCATAGCAAATGGTATGGGACTAATTGATTTACAGCAAAATAACTTTAATGCCACTAAGAATGTGTCTTATGCAGACCTTGCTGTTTCAACTGTCCGTTTAGCAAAAGCAATTCAAGAAAATACAAGTGATCGCAACTTCTACTATTAA
- a CDS encoding glycosyl hydrolase family 18 protein, whose protein sequence is MGQALVIPIIGSFYYVQPGDSLWSIGQRFGINYVTLAQVNGINPNQPLTVGMRLYIPQPPKTKAETLAYLEPRGTSVSETLLNQAREAGPYLTYLALFSYEARRDGTLQSPPSQGVTQIANDTGASLAMVVSNLENFSFSGELARDIFQSTAVQDLLFENILAEARQLGDVKDIHFDFENLPGDQRQAYNDFLRRAVEKFHAQGYTVSTALAPKISAGERNPWTEAHDYKAHGEIVDFVLLMTYEWGYSAGPPMAVSPLPEVEEVVKYAISEMPANKIMLGQNLYGYDWTLPFVQGGPNAEALSPQRAIEIAKRYNAAIQYDWRAQAPFFEYYDEQGRAHVVWFEDARSIQAKFNLVKQYNLRGIGYWKLGLPFPQNWVLIGANFDVVKK, encoded by the coding sequence GTGGGGCAAGCTCTTGTAATACCGATTATCGGGAGCTTTTATTATGTACAGCCCGGGGATAGTTTGTGGTCAATCGGACAACGCTTCGGTATTAATTATGTAACACTAGCTCAAGTAAATGGTATTAATCCGAATCAGCCATTAACTGTTGGAATGAGATTGTATATTCCACAACCTCCAAAAACAAAGGCAGAAACATTAGCGTACTTAGAGCCAAGAGGAACGTCTGTTAGTGAAACACTCTTGAATCAAGCTAGAGAAGCGGGTCCCTATTTAACATATTTAGCTTTATTTAGTTATGAGGCAAGACGGGACGGTACTCTACAAAGTCCACCAAGTCAAGGTGTGACACAAATTGCAAATGATACTGGGGCATCTCTTGCTATGGTCGTTTCGAATCTGGAAAATTTTAGTTTTAGCGGAGAATTAGCAAGAGATATTTTTCAAAGTACTGCTGTTCAGGATTTACTCTTTGAGAATATTCTTGCGGAAGCTAGACAACTTGGAGACGTTAAAGACATTCACTTTGATTTCGAAAATTTACCAGGTGACCAACGACAAGCCTATAACGATTTTTTAAGAAGGGCAGTAGAAAAATTCCATGCACAAGGATATACAGTATCTACAGCCTTAGCACCAAAAATAAGTGCAGGTGAGCGCAATCCATGGACGGAGGCGCATGATTATAAGGCACATGGAGAAATCGTGGACTTTGTTTTACTAATGACCTATGAATGGGGATATTCGGCAGGCCCACCAATGGCTGTTTCACCTCTCCCAGAAGTAGAAGAAGTTGTAAAATATGCAATTAGTGAAATGCCTGCAAATAAAATTATGCTAGGGCAAAATTTATATGGCTATGACTGGACATTACCATTTGTCCAGGGAGGACCAAATGCAGAGGCGCTTAGTCCGCAAAGAGCTATTGAAATTGCCAAACGTTACAATGCTGCGATTCAGTATGATTGGCGTGCCCAAGCACCATTTTTTGAATACTATGATGAACAAGGCAGAGCTCATGTGGTGTGGTTTGAGGATGCTAGATCTATTCAAGCTAAATTTAATCTTGTCAAACAGTATAATCTTCGTGGTATTGGCTATTGGAAATTGGGATTACCATTCCCACAAAATTGGGTATTAATAGGTGCTAATTTTGACGTGGTGAAGAAATGA